A genomic window from Streptomyces mirabilis includes:
- a CDS encoding NADP-dependent oxidoreductase, producing MSRTETEVALLELPEPSSPEPGQILVAVEAAGVGPWDELEIDARWDVGLRPPAALGVEGAGKVLAVGAGVTQFAVGDRVLAHEAPLPGGSGFWAERVLINADHAAACPPGLDAAHAAALPVNGLTALQALEKLDLSRGQRLLITNGGGGTGALAVQLAAAQGIEVTATGSATAAERLLGLGAVEVVDYHDPHWSTEVRGGFDAALIIAAGTAAAALPLVRDGGRLCSLTSDAPPEERRITSWDLYIEPNAAQLAQLAEQAAAGTLKLAPEPLPLSEGPAAFTRVVAGRAGGKKIVLMPA from the coding sequence GTGTCCAGGACAGAGACGGAAGTCGCCCTGCTGGAACTGCCCGAACCGTCATCTCCCGAGCCGGGCCAGATCCTGGTCGCGGTTGAGGCCGCCGGGGTCGGACCGTGGGACGAACTGGAAATCGACGCTCGTTGGGACGTGGGGCTGCGCCCCCCGGCGGCGCTGGGAGTGGAGGGCGCAGGCAAGGTGCTGGCCGTCGGTGCGGGTGTCACCCAGTTTGCCGTGGGCGACCGGGTGCTCGCGCACGAAGCCCCGCTGCCCGGAGGAAGCGGCTTCTGGGCCGAACGCGTTCTGATCAACGCGGATCACGCGGCGGCCTGCCCACCAGGCTTGGACGCGGCACACGCAGCGGCACTGCCTGTCAACGGGCTCACCGCGCTGCAGGCTTTGGAGAAGCTGGACCTCAGCCGAGGACAGCGGCTCCTGATCACCAACGGAGGCGGGGGCACCGGAGCCCTGGCCGTCCAACTCGCCGCGGCCCAGGGCATCGAGGTAACCGCGACCGGGTCTGCTACCGCTGCAGAGCGTCTGCTCGGTCTGGGAGCGGTGGAGGTCGTCGACTACCACGATCCGCACTGGTCGACCGAGGTACGCGGCGGGTTCGACGCTGCCCTCATCATCGCCGCCGGCACGGCGGCCGCAGCCCTGCCTTTGGTGCGTGACGGCGGCCGGCTGTGCTCCCTGACCTCGGACGCGCCTCCGGAGGAAAGACGCATCACGAGTTGGGACCTCTACATCGAGCCCAACGCCGCGCAGCTTGCCCAGCTGGCGGAGCAGGCCGCGGCTGGAACCTTGAAACTCGCACCAGAACCCCTGCCGCTCAGCGAAGGACCGGCCGCATTCACCCGAGTGGTTGCCGGACGGGCCGGCGGTAAGAAGATCGTGCTCATGCCAGCATGA
- a CDS encoding nitroreductase family protein, with the protein MDLGKLMNKHLTRYFDPSKTIPEETLQQLLGFLRSTPSSTNVQPNHFYVLATPEGKELLAANLGERFQDNSDKILNASHTVILTTRADLPGGHLQAVFDKERADGRFPDPAKQARWESMTRDFLNLRNYGYKDLNHWMEKQTYLAMGLTMMAAAELGVEAMPLEGFDPTSVDKAFKIRETGHTTTVLLALGYPDPAKVYNSPISRFETDQLFTFV; encoded by the coding sequence ATGGATCTCGGAAAGCTCATGAACAAGCACCTCACCAGGTACTTCGACCCCAGCAAGACGATCCCCGAGGAGACACTCCAGCAACTGCTGGGATTCCTGCGCTCGACGCCGTCGTCGACGAACGTGCAGCCCAACCACTTCTACGTCCTCGCCACGCCCGAAGGCAAGGAGCTGCTGGCGGCCAACCTCGGCGAACGATTCCAGGACAACAGCGACAAGATCCTGAACGCCTCACACACCGTCATACTCACCACCAGGGCGGATCTTCCCGGAGGCCACCTCCAGGCCGTGTTCGACAAGGAGCGGGCCGACGGCCGGTTCCCCGACCCGGCAAAGCAGGCGCGGTGGGAGTCCATGACCCGCGACTTCCTCAACCTGCGCAACTACGGCTACAAGGACCTGAACCACTGGATGGAAAAGCAGACCTACCTCGCGATGGGTCTGACCATGATGGCGGCTGCTGAGCTCGGCGTCGAAGCCATGCCCCTCGAAGGGTTCGACCCGACCAGTGTCGACAAGGCGTTCAAGATCCGCGAAACCGGACACACCACGACCGTGCTGCTGGCCCTCGGCTACCCCGACCCCGCGAAGGTATACAATAGCCCGATTTCACGCTTCGAAACCGACCAACTGTTCACGTTCGTCTGA
- a CDS encoding isocitrate lyase/phosphoenolpyruvate mutase family protein, with amino-acid sequence MPGSELYEQFMALHTRDGGLVMPNAWDGLSALMLADAGFEAVATSSAAIAATLGRLDGRHQVTREEHLEHAQLLGRLTGLPVNGDFEDGYGDTLEDVAATVEAAVESGLAGIGVEDTSGDPDMPIRDFDEAVSRVRSAVDASKGRIVVTGRTDNFIQGRPDLDDTIRRLTAFAEVGADVVYAPFPPDRDALVAIVTAVAPTPVNVLVSPSDKVLTVAELQQAGVKRISLGPLLYAHAMGAVEEAAKALLAGDLASAATGMNFARVNELLARGKN; translated from the coding sequence ATGCCGGGCTCCGAACTCTATGAGCAATTCATGGCGCTGCACACCCGCGACGGTGGCCTCGTCATGCCCAACGCCTGGGACGGCCTCTCGGCGCTGATGCTGGCCGATGCCGGCTTCGAGGCGGTCGCGACATCGTCTGCGGCGATCGCCGCCACGCTCGGCCGCCTCGACGGACGTCACCAAGTCACCCGCGAAGAGCACCTTGAGCATGCACAGCTGCTCGGCCGCCTCACGGGGCTACCCGTCAACGGAGACTTCGAGGACGGATACGGCGACACGCTTGAGGACGTCGCCGCGACCGTTGAGGCCGCCGTGGAGTCCGGCCTGGCCGGGATCGGGGTGGAGGACACCTCGGGCGATCCCGATATGCCGATCCGCGACTTCGACGAAGCAGTCAGCCGCGTACGTAGCGCCGTTGACGCTTCGAAGGGACGCATCGTCGTTACCGGCCGCACCGACAACTTCATCCAGGGGCGACCGGATCTCGACGACACCATTCGGCGTCTGACGGCCTTCGCTGAGGTGGGCGCAGATGTGGTCTACGCGCCGTTCCCACCCGACCGCGACGCACTCGTCGCGATCGTCACCGCTGTCGCCCCGACACCGGTCAACGTCCTGGTGTCTCCGTCGGACAAAGTGCTCACCGTCGCTGAACTGCAGCAGGCAGGAGTCAAGCGCATCAGCTTGGGTCCGTTGCTCTACGCCCACGCGATGGGAGCGGTCGAAGAGGCCGCGAAGGCACTCCTCGCGGGCGACCTCGCCTCGGCGGCGACGGGCATGAACTTCGCCCGCGTCAACGAACTGCTGGCCCGCGGCAAGAACTAA
- a CDS encoding carboxymuconolactone decarboxylase family protein: MPAGAQQILGNVGAQLGFVPNMFKTLASNPAVLEVVTTLQGTLNRVLDGRTRHSIALAVSQANGCGYCLAMHTHVATEFGGMSDDDIKLARVGSSVDPKRAAAARFAQQVVESRGQVSDTDLAEVRGAGYTDAQILAIVAVAVQFLLTNFINNVNQTDLDIPAVDSVDTTVPQ, translated from the coding sequence GTGCCTGCCGGCGCACAGCAGATACTCGGCAACGTTGGTGCGCAGCTCGGCTTCGTCCCGAACATGTTCAAGACCCTCGCGTCCAATCCGGCCGTTCTTGAGGTCGTCACGACTCTGCAAGGCACCCTGAACCGGGTTCTCGACGGAAGGACGCGGCACAGCATCGCGCTGGCCGTGTCGCAGGCCAACGGCTGCGGTTACTGCTTGGCGATGCACACCCACGTCGCGACCGAATTCGGTGGCATGTCGGACGACGACATCAAGCTCGCCCGCGTCGGGAGCTCGGTCGATCCCAAACGTGCCGCGGCCGCTCGCTTCGCGCAGCAGGTGGTCGAGAGCCGCGGGCAGGTCAGCGACACCGACCTCGCGGAGGTACGGGGCGCCGGATACACCGACGCGCAGATCCTCGCCATCGTCGCGGTCGCGGTGCAGTTCCTGCTCACCAACTTCATCAACAACGTCAACCAGACCGACCTCGACATACCCGCCGTTGACTCGGTCGATACGACCGTGCCCCAGTGA
- a CDS encoding TetR/AcrR family transcriptional regulator: MSATSDVRRTSRGLETRSRIVDSAAKLFYVRGVKATTLDDVRLASGTSKSQLYNQFEDKRALIHAVIDVQSKFVLAREEQHLRGVKTLAGLRRWRDALVHANSLQDGSYGCALGAMSIELSDNDERSRQALNASFDAWQRMLVETLTRLRVLGVLSEDADPQRLGTGLLAALQGGYVLAQNAHSSEPMAVALDMALDHIAFFARN, encoded by the coding sequence GTGTCCGCAACCAGCGATGTTCGCCGCACGTCACGCGGCCTGGAGACCCGTTCACGGATCGTTGATTCGGCGGCCAAGCTGTTTTATGTCAGGGGCGTCAAGGCCACCACGCTCGATGACGTCCGGCTGGCGAGCGGAACGAGCAAGTCGCAGTTGTACAACCAATTCGAGGACAAACGCGCGCTGATCCACGCCGTGATCGACGTGCAGTCGAAGTTCGTCCTCGCCCGCGAGGAACAGCACCTGCGCGGTGTGAAGACCCTCGCCGGTCTGCGCCGCTGGCGCGACGCCCTGGTCCACGCCAACTCACTGCAGGACGGCTCGTATGGGTGCGCGCTGGGAGCGATGTCGATTGAGCTGTCCGACAACGATGAGCGGTCCCGCCAAGCGCTCAACGCATCATTCGATGCCTGGCAACGGATGCTCGTCGAGACACTGACCCGGCTCCGCGTCCTCGGCGTACTCTCCGAGGACGCCGACCCACAACGCTTGGGCACTGGTCTGCTGGCCGCTCTGCAGGGAGGTTACGTGCTTGCACAGAACGCGCACAGCTCCGAGCCGATGGCCGTCGCGCTGGACATGGCGCTGGACCACATCGCGTTCTTCGCTCGCAACTGA
- a CDS encoding SpoIIE family protein phosphatase: MKDDEVISLDDEGERQMDASDELLQMATPSALLTLAGAIRSLNAAMARTLGRSVEQCVGRGFGDLLPASQLTAVKSLVAHAATTKTVAMRVLEFPGPGTASVVCLVEARPVNDPVGGEALVWVHSLEAGNDRGGLLIPFRLAAKAANLGLCMYSPQERELEWLGGAPALAALFPEASMSLSEVVRRVHPDDRGALRRLVRSTAARSPWIRLRFLTERDGWHFLVCRARRLILGFGGPERVFGVIRDDTKRQARRRRALVALSAERQRADEIAAFSSAVMTAVTEQEVRQVVLTRLAATFGGTGAALAFITQGRLCVSSDAGIPIPVAALQGLPLDAPSALPYVIRTGEPQFIPNQEDYIRRWPHGAMVPYFDQLDSGFAISITSLSPIGDQPLGAWLVTHDSEHHSSPDERALMGTLADLAGQALKRVSLQEARVELATALQQTMLPTLPKHLPGLEVAARYRPSRDGLDIGGDWYDAFVMPDGAIALEIGDAQGHDVGAAAAMGQVRASMRAIAAHEPDPATVLTRTNELLVTMDAARFASCTMLRIDPGDGRVTGASAGHVPLLCARDDGSHSIHELPGGPVLGVVLGTEYGEETFTLHEDSALVMVTDGVVEGPGLTLEAGLERAGTLAGAALHDGLNAEETADRVLDAAVAVDHLDDVAVLVIRRA; encoded by the coding sequence ATGAAGGACGACGAGGTCATATCGCTCGACGATGAGGGTGAGCGGCAAATGGACGCCTCGGACGAACTTCTACAGATGGCTACACCGTCGGCTCTTTTGACCCTGGCCGGAGCGATCCGCAGCCTCAACGCGGCAATGGCCAGGACACTGGGCAGGTCCGTGGAGCAGTGCGTGGGTCGTGGCTTCGGTGATCTGTTGCCCGCAAGCCAGCTGACTGCGGTCAAGAGTCTCGTGGCCCACGCCGCGACGACGAAGACGGTTGCGATGCGGGTGCTGGAGTTCCCCGGGCCAGGTACAGCATCTGTCGTCTGCCTTGTCGAGGCACGACCAGTGAATGATCCCGTAGGTGGCGAGGCGCTGGTGTGGGTGCACTCGTTGGAGGCGGGAAACGACCGGGGCGGCCTGTTGATCCCGTTCCGTCTGGCGGCCAAGGCCGCCAACCTCGGTCTGTGCATGTATTCACCCCAGGAGCGCGAGCTGGAGTGGCTGGGTGGTGCACCCGCCTTGGCGGCGCTGTTCCCGGAGGCCTCCATGTCGTTGTCCGAGGTGGTTCGGCGAGTCCACCCCGATGACCGCGGGGCGCTGCGGCGGCTCGTGCGTTCGACGGCCGCCCGGTCCCCCTGGATCAGGTTGCGGTTCCTTACCGAGCGCGATGGCTGGCATTTTCTGGTCTGCCGGGCCCGTCGGCTCATTCTGGGGTTTGGCGGCCCTGAGCGGGTCTTCGGAGTGATCCGCGATGACACCAAGAGGCAAGCGCGCCGACGCAGAGCGTTGGTCGCGCTGAGTGCTGAGCGTCAGCGCGCCGACGAGATCGCGGCCTTCTCCTCCGCCGTGATGACCGCAGTCACGGAGCAGGAAGTACGGCAGGTCGTCCTGACCCGGCTCGCCGCGACATTCGGTGGTACCGGCGCCGCGCTAGCGTTCATCACGCAAGGCCGCCTATGCGTTTCCTCCGATGCCGGGATCCCGATACCGGTGGCCGCCCTGCAAGGCCTGCCGCTAGACGCCCCCAGCGCGCTGCCCTATGTGATCCGCACTGGCGAGCCGCAGTTCATTCCCAACCAGGAGGACTACATCCGCCGCTGGCCGCACGGGGCCATGGTGCCGTACTTCGACCAGCTCGACTCCGGCTTCGCCATCTCGATCACCTCCCTCAGCCCGATCGGCGATCAGCCGCTCGGGGCCTGGCTGGTGACCCACGACAGCGAACATCACTCGTCCCCGGATGAGCGCGCCCTCATGGGTACTCTTGCCGATCTTGCAGGCCAGGCACTGAAACGCGTTAGCTTGCAAGAGGCACGAGTCGAGCTGGCCACGGCGCTCCAGCAGACCATGCTCCCCACGCTGCCCAAGCACCTCCCGGGCCTGGAGGTCGCCGCCCGATACCGACCAAGCCGCGACGGGCTCGATATTGGCGGAGACTGGTACGACGCCTTCGTCATGCCCGACGGTGCCATCGCCCTGGAGATCGGCGACGCCCAAGGGCACGACGTGGGCGCCGCCGCAGCCATGGGACAGGTGCGCGCCTCCATGCGCGCGATCGCCGCCCATGAACCGGATCCCGCAACCGTGCTGACGCGCACCAACGAGCTGCTCGTCACGATGGACGCGGCACGATTCGCCAGCTGCACCATGCTGCGTATCGACCCAGGCGACGGACGGGTTACCGGTGCCAGCGCCGGCCATGTGCCGTTGCTGTGCGCACGCGACGACGGCAGCCACAGCATCCACGAGTTGCCGGGAGGCCCGGTGCTAGGAGTCGTGCTCGGCACCGAGTACGGCGAGGAGACCTTCACATTGCACGAGGACAGCGCGCTGGTCATGGTCACCGACGGCGTGGTCGAAGGACCGGGCCTCACATTGGAGGCCGGACTGGAACGAGCCGGAACACTGGCTGGCGCGGCCCTCCACGACGGGCTGAATGCCGAGGAGACCGCTGACCGCGTCCTCGACGCCGCTGTCGCGGTGGACCACCTGGACGACGTGGCTGTGCTGGTCATCCGGCGCGCATGA
- a CDS encoding TetR/AcrR family transcriptional regulator, with translation MAEQARDRNDSRLTERGRATRERILRAAADMMYVRGVSATTLDEVRAASGTSKSQLYRHYPDKDALVRDVVALQAAELLKRQHQLLQRLNSLRGLERWRDVLIEHNALRNGAYGCPLGSLASELADQDEEAREALARHFDSWEGLLEAGIERMKDSGVLRADADAKELATGLMAALQGGYLLAQTAQDVKPMRIALDMAIGHVKAYTAPAEDTSPPAEGPSGH, from the coding sequence GTGGCGGAACAGGCGCGCGACAGAAACGACTCCCGGCTGACTGAGCGCGGGCGGGCGACTCGGGAGCGCATTTTGAGGGCTGCCGCCGACATGATGTACGTCAGGGGCGTGTCTGCCACGACCCTCGACGAGGTCAGGGCGGCCAGCGGAACGAGCAAATCCCAGCTCTACCGCCACTACCCCGACAAGGATGCACTGGTGCGGGACGTTGTCGCCTTGCAGGCTGCTGAACTGCTCAAACGTCAGCACCAGCTACTTCAGCGGCTCAACTCCCTCCGCGGGCTGGAGCGCTGGCGGGACGTGCTGATCGAACACAACGCGCTCCGAAACGGGGCGTACGGCTGCCCGCTCGGATCCCTTGCAAGCGAGTTGGCCGATCAGGACGAAGAGGCACGCGAGGCGCTCGCCCGGCACTTCGACAGCTGGGAGGGACTCCTCGAGGCCGGGATCGAGCGAATGAAGGACTCGGGAGTCCTCAGGGCCGACGCAGATGCCAAAGAGCTGGCCACCGGCCTCATGGCCGCCCTTCAGGGTGGCTACCTCCTCGCGCAGACAGCCCAGGACGTCAAACCCATGAGGATCGCCCTGGACATGGCGATCGGCCACGTCAAGGCCTATACCGCGCCTGCCGAGGACACCAGTCCGCCGGCGGAAGGCCCTTCAGGGCACTAA
- a CDS encoding MmcQ/YjbR family DNA-binding protein yields MDGQELQKIAGDCTVELPGADLEHRFGPDWDLYKVCGKVFMLMTDMPGHPVVILKADPDDAAALRERHTDITPGYHMNKRHWITVEGGGAVDEKLVKELVIDSYRLVVGGLPKSEQPVDPHTYGHRA; encoded by the coding sequence ATGGACGGACAGGAGCTGCAGAAGATCGCGGGCGACTGCACCGTGGAACTGCCCGGCGCCGACCTGGAGCATCGTTTCGGCCCCGACTGGGACCTCTACAAGGTGTGCGGCAAGGTTTTCATGCTCATGACCGACATGCCGGGGCACCCTGTCGTGATCCTGAAAGCTGATCCGGACGACGCCGCAGCCCTACGTGAACGGCACACAGACATCACCCCCGGGTATCACATGAACAAGAGGCACTGGATCACGGTGGAAGGCGGGGGCGCCGTCGACGAGAAGCTGGTGAAGGAACTCGTGATCGACTCCTACCGTCTCGTGGTCGGCGGACTTCCAAAATCCGAGCAGCCTGTGGATCCGCACACCTACGGCCACCGGGCCTGA
- a CDS encoding helix-turn-helix transcriptional regulator, with translation MVNFGAPVRLAQAVAEQPIWTPYRSLVSGLRTSSTLGEHGGKVCGVEVILTPWMAFRLLGMPMHAIKEIAVPVPEILGTDGRVLEEQLTAAADWRARFALLDALLLRRCALGPTPAPQVIAAWTELSRQDGLVPLARLAQDAGWSARHLELRFREQIGLSPKKVARVFRLRRALPLVAALHPGSEIAATCGFYDQAHFNSEFKAMAGCTPSQFAVHRGLTVAVRPVDRLPGQLTSTLIPGLLKE, from the coding sequence GTGGTCAACTTCGGTGCCCCGGTCCGGCTGGCCCAGGCTGTGGCCGAGCAGCCCATCTGGACTCCCTACCGCTCTCTCGTCTCGGGTCTGCGTACCAGCTCTACGCTCGGCGAGCACGGCGGCAAGGTCTGCGGGGTCGAAGTCATCCTGACCCCCTGGATGGCGTTCAGACTCCTGGGTATGCCCATGCACGCGATCAAGGAGATCGCCGTACCCGTGCCCGAGATCCTGGGGACAGACGGACGTGTACTCGAAGAGCAACTCACCGCGGCGGCCGACTGGCGCGCGCGGTTCGCGCTCCTTGATGCACTGCTCCTTCGGCGATGCGCCCTGGGACCGACGCCGGCTCCCCAGGTCATAGCGGCCTGGACCGAGCTGTCTCGTCAAGACGGGCTGGTTCCCTTGGCCCGGCTTGCACAGGACGCGGGATGGAGCGCCCGTCATCTGGAGTTGCGCTTCCGGGAACAGATCGGGCTGTCGCCGAAGAAGGTGGCACGGGTCTTCCGTCTTCGGCGCGCGCTGCCGCTCGTGGCGGCCCTTCACCCTGGAAGCGAGATCGCGGCAACGTGTGGCTTCTACGATCAAGCGCACTTCAACAGTGAATTTAAGGCCATGGCGGGCTGCACCCCGTCGCAGTTCGCGGTGCACCGGGGACTCACCGTGGCCGTCCGGCCGGTGGACCGGCTCCCCGGCCAGCTCACCAGCACTCTGATTCCCGGGCTGCTTAAGGAGTAG
- a CDS encoding pentapeptide repeat-containing protein — MGDGHGDRPARASRRHRADLYLRHRAASTGHPGRHRTGPDQAGANINGAHLKGAHLNDADLNDANVTDANLDTATLFSANLTDTHLNGADLTEANLLNANLKGADLTSAGLSYANFNGADLGHANLSDADLNNADMAEAKLITVGQVVSARPDSSTKLPKRLASDPQVQARIAAVAKLPWIP; from the coding sequence GTGGGCGATGGTCACGGTGACCGGCCTGCCCGGGCTAGCCGCCGTCATCGCGCTGATCTTTACCTTCGCCACCGTGCAGCAAGCACAGGACACCCTGGGCGTCACCGAACAGGGCCAGATCAGGCTGGCGCGAACATCAACGGCGCGCACCTCAAGGGCGCGCACCTTAACGACGCGGACCTCAACGACGCGAACGTCACCGACGCGAACCTTGATACCGCAACCCTCTTCAGCGCGAACCTCACCGACACGCACCTCAACGGCGCGGACCTCACCGAAGCGAATCTCCTCAACGCGAACCTCAAGGGCGCGGACCTCACCAGCGCCGGCCTCAGCTATGCAAACTTCAACGGCGCCGACCTTGGCCACGCGAACCTCAGCGACGCGGACCTCAACAACGCGGACATGGCCGAGGCCAAGCTCATCACGGTGGGACAGGTAGTAAGTGCCCGCCCTGACTCATCTACCAAGCTTCCCAAGCGGCTGGCCTCGGACCCCCAGGTTCAGGCGCGGATAGCCGCTGTGGCGAAACTACCGTGGATACCTTGA
- a CDS encoding IS6 family transposase — MDAGSPSYKGFRYPAEIIAHCVWLYHRFPLSFREVEELMLARGVIVSYETIRQWCAKFGPAYAAGLRRRKPRAGDKWHLDNVFVKINGERRYLWRAVDQDGNVLDVLVQSRRDAKAARRFMAKLMKKQCRIPRALVTDKLRSYGVAHRELMRSVEHRQSKYLNNRAENSHQPTRQRERAMKGFRSPTSAQKFLSVFSAVSPHFRPRRHLLTAPDHRAEMTIRFTIWNKITGVPAAP, encoded by the coding sequence TTGGACGCGGGGTCGCCGTCGTATAAGGGGTTCCGGTACCCGGCGGAGATCATTGCCCACTGCGTGTGGCTGTATCACCGCTTCCCGCTGAGCTTCCGCGAGGTTGAGGAGCTCATGCTCGCCCGCGGCGTGATCGTCTCCTACGAGACGATCCGCCAGTGGTGCGCCAAGTTCGGACCCGCGTACGCGGCCGGGCTGCGCCGCCGAAAGCCCCGGGCCGGTGACAAGTGGCACCTGGACAATGTGTTCGTAAAGATCAACGGCGAGCGGCGGTACCTGTGGCGCGCGGTCGACCAGGACGGCAACGTGCTGGACGTCCTTGTCCAGAGCAGGCGCGACGCCAAGGCCGCCAGGCGGTTCATGGCCAAGCTGATGAAGAAGCAGTGCCGGATACCGCGGGCTCTGGTCACCGACAAGCTCCGCAGCTACGGCGTCGCCCACCGCGAGCTGATGCGCTCCGTCGAGCACCGGCAGTCCAAGTACCTGAACAACCGGGCGGAGAACTCCCACCAGCCGACTCGCCAGCGCGAACGCGCCATGAAGGGCTTCCGCTCACCCACCAGCGCCCAGAAATTCCTCTCGGTGTTCAGCGCCGTCTCGCCACACTTCCGGCCCCGCCGCCACCTTCTGACCGCCCCCGATCACCGCGCCGAGATGACCATCCGCTTCACGATCTGGAACAAGATCACAGGCGTACCTGCGGCACCCTGA
- a CDS encoding group II intron maturase-specific domain-containing protein — protein sequence MSTRGRRAHHRHHGRPNWRIVRYADDFVVLADGCHDDVARLREDIADVLHPLGLRLSPAKTQIVHMSDGFDFLGFPIQWRRKRGSNKWYVYTFIAERPIRQLKDKVRALTNRTSQQDPGTVLKRINSILRGWVNYFRHAVCKTTLKALDQFVWRRVTSWWMVLYRWRWKDIRRRFTDRTAGGTSSRRTGSNCSPWSRSRSPATDTGATRSPTPGHSTTLERQRPWRARCGESVRRFTRRWIAPAGAEVRKEMTLGSPQGLGVKAK from the coding sequence ATGTCTACCAGAGGCAGGCGGGCACATCACCGTCATCACGGCCGCCCGAACTGGCGCATCGTCCGCTACGCGGATGACTTCGTCGTCCTGGCCGACGGCTGTCACGACGACGTCGCCCGTCTGCGCGAGGACATCGCCGACGTTCTGCACCCTCTCGGGCTGAGGCTGTCACCGGCCAAGACGCAGATCGTGCACATGTCGGACGGGTTCGACTTTCTTGGGTTCCCCATCCAGTGGCGCCGCAAGCGGGGCTCGAACAAGTGGTACGTCTACACCTTCATCGCCGAGAGGCCCATCCGGCAGTTGAAGGACAAGGTCCGTGCCCTGACGAACAGAACGTCGCAGCAGGACCCGGGGACCGTGCTGAAGAGGATCAACTCGATTCTGCGCGGCTGGGTCAACTACTTCAGGCACGCGGTATGCAAGACCACCCTGAAAGCCTTGGACCAGTTCGTATGGCGCCGGGTGACCAGCTGGTGGATGGTGCTGTATCGCTGGAGGTGGAAGGACATCCGCCGACGCTTCACTGACCGAACGGCCGGTGGCACAAGCTCTCGGCGGACGGGATCGAACTGTTCCCCATGGTCTCGATCGCGGTCACCCGCTACCGATACCGGGGCAACACGATCCCCAACCCCTGGACACTCAACCACGCTTGAACGGCAGAGACCGTGGAGAGCCCGGTGCGGTGAGAGCGTGCGCCGTTTCACTCGGCGCTGGATCGCCCCCGCAGGGGCCGAGGTTCGGAAGGAGATGACCTTGGGGTCGCCCCAGGGCCTCGGCGTGAAAGCGAAATGA